Proteins encoded together in one Megalops cyprinoides isolate fMegCyp1 chromosome 20, fMegCyp1.pri, whole genome shotgun sequence window:
- the tfr1b gene encoding transferrin receptor 1b, which translates to MEEARSTISKIFNGEPRSYTRFNLTQNMEGENSQVEMKLSSDMDEETGNPVGEPNGYTHSRNSTYTRKPQRTPKNVCFMVIATLLIFVIGYLIGYLAHRRQGEEPVCAASSASDSETEAQGSSLMEVEPTLNWDDIKKLLRDKLSTDSLQRTFSDFSRNDHEAGSNGDEVLGTLVYKRFNSYNMNPWTDEHFVRLQGPPTGANRVLFNGNEIGSPRGYLAYSAVGKKQGKVVYANYGTQEDFAHLQRERMELNGTVILVRAGRISFAEKVANAERQNAVAVLIYPDPFEYSIGVNEELFGHVHLGSGDPYTPGFPSFNHTQFPPAMSSGLPGILAQTITADMATKLFKKMSGNNAPSQWVGLLGGVSYKMGGDNDNVTVEVNNVLTEKKIHNVFGVIKGFVDPDRYVVLGAQRDSWGTGFAKSTVGTSLLVELARVISDMVRKDGFKPRRSIVFASWSAGEFGSVGATEWLEGYLSSLNLKAFTYINLDGAVSGVETFQASASPLLYGLIEGTLKEVDFPTGPSGRTIYAQVAKANWEAEVMVPMKMDDSAYPFVAFTGIPSVSFSFAKKFRDYKFFGTLLDNKDNLNAATDYRLPQVAVAAAQVAGQMAVRLVHDHLLKLDIQRYKTKIRSYVSKINRQVYQLKQSGTLPENLTAQWLIMASGSYSRATSNLLTRIENSDLTDVEMCRIINDRLMRVEHNFLSPYVSPKETPFHHIFMGSGTHTLAALVEHLDALKEGSPSANTNLFLNQFALATWTIKGCSNALEGDIWELDNEM; encoded by the exons CCTCCGACATGGACGAGGAGACGGGCAACCCCGTGGGAGAGCCCAACGGCTACACCCACAGCCGCAACTCCACCTACACAAGGAAGCCGCAGCGCACCCCGAAAAACGTCTGCTTCATGGTCATCGCCACTCTCCTAATCTTCGTCATCG GATATCTGATTGGCTACCTGGCTCACCGCAGACAGGGCGAGGAGCCGGTCTGTGCCGCGTCCTCTGCCTCAGACAGCGAGACGGAGGCCCAGGGGTCGTCGCTGATGGAGGTGGAGCCCACCCTGAACTGGGACGACATTAAGAAGCTGCTGAGAGACAAGCTCAGCACGGACAGCCTCCAGAGGACATTCAG TGACTTTTCTCGCAATGACCACGAGGCAGGCTCCAATGGAGATGAGGTTCTCGGGACTCTGGTTTACAAAAGGTTCAACAGCTACAACATGAACCCCTGGACCGACGAGCACTTCGTCAGATTGCAGGGCCCTCCAACAGGCGCCAACAGAGTCCTGTTTAACGGCAACGAGATCGGAAGTCCCCGTGGATACCTGGCCTACAGCGCTGTTGGGAAAAAACAG GGTAAAGTGGTTTATGCCAACTACGGCACCCAGGAGGATTTtgcacacctgcagagagagagaatggagctGAATGGGACCGTGATCCTCGTCAGAGCTGGCCGCATAAGCTTCGCAGAAAAA GTGGCCAACGCTGAGAGGCAGAACGCGGTTGCCGTGCTGATCTACCCGGACCCTTTCGAGTACTCCATCGGCGTGAACGAAGAGCTCTTCGGGCAT GTCCATCTGGGCTCTGGTGATCCCTACACCCCTGGGTTCCCCTCCTTTAACCACACCCAGTTCCCCCCGGCAATGTCCTCGGGCCTGCCAGGAATCCTGGCCCAGACCATCACCGCCGATATGGCCACCAAACTCTTCAA aaaaatgagTGGGAATAACGCTCCAAGCCAATGGGTAGGACTGCTAGGCGGCGTGTCATACAAGATGGGCGGGGACAATGACAATGTGACGGTGGAGGTCAACAACGTCCTCACAGAGAAGAAGATCCACAACGTGTTTGGTGTCATTAAGGGATTCGTGGACCCAG ATCGGTACGTTGTGTTAGGTGCTCAGAGGGACTCTTGGGGTACTGGATTCGCAAAGTCAACAGTGGGCACCAGCCTCCTGGTGGAGCTGGCGCGTGTCATCTCGGACATGGTGAGGAAAG aTGGATTCAAGCCCCGGAGGAGTATTGTCTTTGCGAGCTGGAGTGCTGGTGAATTTGGGAGCGTGGGCGCCACCGAGTGGCTGGAG gGCTATTTGTCTTCTCTGAATCTGAAGGCTTTTACCTACATAAATCTGGATGGTGCTGTCTCAG GGGTTGAAACGTTTCAGGCCTCTGCTAGCCCGCTGCTGTATGGCCTTATCGAGGGAACGCTGAAGGAG GTGGACTTCCCAACTGGGCCCAGCGGAAGAACGATCTACGCGCAAGTGGCCAAGGCGAACTGGGAGGCTGAGGT GATGGTCCCCATGAAAATGGATGACTCCGCCTACCCCTTCGTGGCCTTCACCGGTATCCCGTCGGTCTCCTTCAGTTTCGCCAAG AAATTTCGAGATTACAAGTTCTTTGGGACATTGTTGGACAACAAGGACAATTTGAACGCTGCCACAGATTACCGCCTGCCTCAGGTTGCCGTGGCAGCCGCACAGGTGGCTGGGCAAATGGCTGTGAGGCTGGTTCATGACCACCTGCTGAAGCTAGACATCCAGAGGTACAAGACCAAGATCCGCTCCTACGTGTCCAAGATTAACCGTCAGGTCTACCAGCTGAAACAA TCCGGCACCCTTCCCGAGAACCTGACCGCGCAGTGGCTGATCATGGCGTCTGGCTCCTACAGCCGCGCCACCAGCAACCTGCTGACCCGCATCGAGAACAGCGACCTCACCGACGTTGAGATGTGCCGCATCATCAACGACCGCCTCATGAGG GTGGAGCACAACTTCCTCTCTCCGTACGTGTCGCCCAAAGAGACCCCGTTCCACCACATCTTCATGGGGTCGGGCACCCACACGCTGGCCGCGCTGGTGGAGCACCTCGACGCCCTGAAGGAGGGCTCACCCAGCGCCAACACCAACCTTTTCCTCAACCAGTTCGCCCTGGCCACCTGGACCATCAAGGGCTGTTCCAACGCCCTGGAGGGGGACATCTGGGAGCTGGACAACGAGATGTAG